A genome region from Leishmania mexicana MHOM/GT/2001/U1103 complete genome, chromosome 28 includes the following:
- a CDS encoding putative coatomer gamma subunit — MVDAVSRYDDDEEDDALPFEGLDKASALQECRVFNKIPLDEEGSIRAMTQVLYLLSVGVRLTEAEATDIFFMSTKLMQSNYPKLRRLQYILMKELSPLVEQSFIASNALMTDIKKKCDSDKSSAIRALYAIMDSSMYNSMDRTIVECMTSRNPSVVTAALVTGIHMSNTLPEMPRKWATQLNEVLRERSKAQYPAIALLHKIRNNDRLSVDRLIEDAQAGRVRSSLAVCLVIKMCTELMQDDFTSSLEIYKFVTSALHRSDMIAFEAAKSIASLRNVSDKELTPVVTMLQLYLSSQNQVLRFAAVYLIGRISTTHPAAVAPINAEIEALALDPNRVIATLAITSLLKTGTESTIGRMLTQLSSGSYMSELGDQLKLTIVDAMRVLNAKFPNKYETLLAFLFRALSDEGSSSLKQSVVDAMLDISKSNPSSKEVVLTHLAEFIDDCEFSQITKRVLMHLGEGVPHCSNPRHFVRYVYNHATLEKPEVRAVAVTTLAKIAASVPSLRRSIVSLLKRSCSDGDDEVRDRALLYTKLFLQNDNTLVRMYVENVAAAVQHQRRTLREANKRMSVDGVLGGSTSADTMAAIAAAPNPTDASGMPAPTPAILQGRDALHHVKQLRELGEPAKSTEPVLITETDNEYVVSVMKHVYPEHVVVQFKVKNMMDNMLFKNVVVVTNTEELEAEPLYAIPIESIRPGETQYGYVVLQYAPGKFPSGTVEPMFRFAMAENEDEDAGDQDEYPMESFDVDVSDFVTPIDLGNDMEDRWAEQEGNETAGTFALHSMKNLTEAAQQLAGFFGMYIEGGVPEKITTTSHVLKMSGVLADEDRTLVLVQAKVFIATDNRVALHLALRGGSAGIREYLANVLLG; from the coding sequence ATGGTGGACGCGGTCTCTCGTTACGACGAtgatgaggaggacgacgctCTGCCCTTCGAGGGCCTCGACAAGGCGTCGGCGCTGCAAGAGTGCCGCGTCTTCAACAAGATCCCGCTGGACGAGGAAGGGTCCATCCGGGCCATGACGCAGGTGCTGTACCTCTTGTCCGTTGGCGTGCGTCTGACCGAAGCCGAGGCGACGGACATCTTTTTTATGTCCACGAAACTCATGCAGTCGAACTACCCCAAGCTGAGGCGTCTGCAGTACATCCTGATGAAGGAACTCAGCCCCCTTGTAGAGCAGAGCTTCATCGCGTCGAATGCGCTCATGACGGATATTAAGAAGAAGTGCGACTCTGAcaagagcagcgccatccgcgCGCTATACGCCATCATGGACAGCAGCATGTACAACTCCATGGATCGCACCATTGTGGAGTGCATGACGTCGCGCAACCCAAGCGTGGTGACAGCAGCGCTAGTGACGGGCATCCACATGTCCAACACCCTGCCGGAGATGCCGCGCAAGTGGGCGACGCAGCTGaacgaggtgctgcgcgagcgctCCAAGGCGCAGTACCCGGCCATCGCGCTACTGCACAAGATTCGCAACAACGACCGACTATCCGTGGATCGTCTCATTGAGGATGCACAGGCCGGCCGCGTCCGCTCATCGCTTGCCGTCTGCCTTGTCATCAAGATGTGCACGGAGCTGATGCAGGACGACTTCACCAGCTCCCTTGAGATTTACAAATTTGTCACCTcagcgctgcaccgcagcgacaTGATTGCCTTCGAGGCGGCCAAGTCGATCGCCTCCCTGCGCAACGTGTCCGACAAGGAGCTGACGCCGGTTGTGACGATGCTCCAGCTGTACCTGAGCTCTCAGAATCAGGTGCTCCGATTTGCCGCCGTATACTTGATCGGCCGCATCTCGACCACGCACccggccgccgtcgcgccgaTCAACGCGGAGATTGAGGCGCTCGCGTTGGATCCGAACCGCGTCATCGCCACGCTCGCCATCACGTCCTTGTTGAAGACCGGGACGGAGAGTACCATTGGGCGAATGCTGACCCAGCTGTCCTCGGGCAGCTACATGAGTGAGCTCGGCGACCAGTTGAAGTTGACGATTGTGGACGCCATGCGTGTGCTGAACGCCAAGTTCCCGAACAAGTATGAGACTCTCTTAGCCTTCCTCTTCCGTGCCCTCAGCGATGAGGGCAGCAGCTCGTTGAAGCAAAGCGTGGTGGATGCGATGCTCGACATCTCCAAGTCCAACCCCAGCTCCAAGGAGGTTGTGCTCACACATCTGGCCGAGTTCATCGACGACTGCGAGTTCTCGCAGATCACGAAGCGGGTCTTGATGCACCTCGGCGAGGGTGTCCCGCACTGCTCCAACCCGCGCCACTTCGTGCGCTACGTGTACAACCACGCCACGCTGGAGAAGCCTGAAGTccgcgctgtcgccgtgACGACACTGGCGAAGATCGCGGCGAGCGTGCCATCTCTGCGCCGTTCCattgtgtcgctgctgaagcgctcctgcagcgacggcgacgacgaggtcCGTGACCGCGCCTTGCTGTACACGAAGCTGTTTCTGCAGAATGACAATACGCTTGTGCGCATGTACGTGGAAAATGTCGCGGCAGCCGTGCAGCATCAACGGCGCACACTGCGTGAGGCGAACAAGAGGATGTCAGTGGACGGCGTTCTTGGTGGCTCCACTTCGGCGGATACCATGGCGGCCATTGCAGCCGCACCAAACCCCACAGACGCCTCCGGAATGCCGGCTCCGACGCCGGCCATCCTTCAGGGTCGTGATGCGTTGCACCACGTCAAGCAGCTCCGGGAGCTGGGGGAGCCGGCGAAGAGCACGGAGCCGGTTCTCATCACGGAGACCGACAACGAGTACGTTGTGTCTGTCATGAAGCATGTGTACCCGGAGCACGTGGTCGTGCAGTTCAAGGTGAAGAACATGATGGACAACATGCTGTTCAAGAACGTGGTTGTGGTCACGAAcacggaggagctggaggcggagccgcTGTACGCCATTCCTATCGAGAGCATCCGCCCAGGGGAGACCCAGTACGGGTATGTGGTGCTGCAGTATGCGCCGGGCAAGTTTCCGAGCGGCACGGTGGAGCCGATGTTCCGCTTTGCCATGGCCGAgaacgaggacgaggacgccggAGATCAGGACGAGTACCCGATGGAGAGCTTTGACGTGGACGTGAGCGATTTTGTGACGCCGATAGACTTGGGCAACGACATGGAGGACAGGTGGGCAGAGCAGGAGGGAAATGAGACAGCCGGCACTTTTGCGCTGCACTCGATGAAGAAcctgacggaggcggcgcagcagctggctgGCTTCTTTGGGATGTACATCGAGGGCGGTGTACCTGAGAAGATCACCACAACATCGCACGTGCTCAAGATGTCTGGCGTGCTGGCGGACGAGGACCGCACACTGGTGCTAGTGCAGGCGAAGGTGTTCATTGCGACGGACAACCGCGTAGCGCTGCACCTGGCACTGCGTGGCGGGTCGGCAGGTATTCGCGAGTACTTGGCGAACGTCCTCCTGGGCTAA
- a CDS encoding molybdenum cofactor biosynthesis protein,putative: MRHLLTPATPPPSPALSGGGPAMPSVSIVEEYYTSKKGPLFATAVVAGTNAVKQVSSLVPFCYPTPIQRCSFTFRRRQVLQPPRPAQMPHRVVLRRRTSEPGPQQSRPEYSVLYCFCTVATENKGGVEMEALTGAMMASVTLYDMLKGLPGAQEDGLSLGEAFVLAKRGGRNDFTKLLMSEPECPLVESGLRSGGSGMHAPPPISGAVSGGGVQPPTGTTHASSSAETRTGTSRAATPEANGHASAGAEQARTESQEASEEVTEAEDDHSAAKRVIRRPAPAAATAHDVVDGSAAPGDADAWWRSSKHEKRLQELYPRRKYGDNARLVPPGPTSVTPVSSVTRARTRTSPSGSSDSGAEVAAAPAAVLAARPKLASKASMIRDGQASAAGKGPAATAALPKAARRPEPTGSIDEADEADEEDDMIEHRRPPNRSRLAKKSARAAVSAVEVDDEDDGKSAAAAEAEEEEEAEEEAVTTTATAVYEADEEEGAAMTAAAKKRRRGTAVTAAPKSHATTIAAKSSFSGKRTQTGHKRYLAEMEDEAAVAEEDEDTAEDDEGADEEARMPVKGSAAAAARKAHAHGSVTGKRAGKAAIEVPSRSIGASGRKQRAGRVTPRKSRASAEPDDYHGAEDMSAPEEKENVEEGDTAAGEDDDDAVSLAVDRRRGKAAVKQIRPAAPKKGGTMRPVRHDSWDVGFSRRSRHVAGDGDGDEEHEDAVEEEEAAAETIDEEGEGDEAEDVPPLPPLRKKLKKPLKRAAPKRR, encoded by the coding sequence ATGAGGCACCTCTTGACTCCTGcgacaccgccaccgtcccCCGCGTTGAGCGGGGGCGGGCCGGCGATGCCGTCTGTCTCCATCGTGGAGGAGTACTACACCAGCAAGAAGGGCCCCTTGTtcgccaccgctgtggtAGCCGGCACCAACGCCGTTAAGCAGGTGAGCTCGCTCGTCCCCTTTTGCTATCCGACGCCGATCCAGCGTTGCTCTTTCACCTTCCGTCGTCGCCAGGTGCTCCAGCCGCCGCGACCAGCGCAGATGCCACATCgggtggtgctgcgtcgccgaACCTCGGAGCCGGGCCCGCAGCAGAGTCGGCCCGAGTACAGCGTCCTCTACTGCttctgcaccgtcgccacggAGAACAAAGGAGGGGtggagatggaggcgctgACGGGGGCTATGATGGCCAGCGTCACCCTCTACGACATGCTGAAGGGCCTGCCAGGAGCACAGGAGGATGGCTTGAGCCTGGGGGAGGCCTTCGTACTTGCCAAGCGTGGCGGCCGCAATGACTTCACCAAGCTGCTGATGTCCGAGCCTGAGTGCCCGCTCGTGGAGAGCGGTCTGCGCTCTGGAGGATCGGGAATGCACGCCCCCCCGCCTATCAGCGGCGCTGTGAGTGGGGGTGGTGTACAACCACCTACAGGCACCACGCATGCATCGTCATCTGCCGAGACGCGTACCGGTACTTCGAGGGCAGCAACGCCGGAGGCCAACGGACATGCTTCGGCAGGTGCAGAGCAAGCGCGAACGGAGAGCCAAGAAGCGTCTGAAGAGGTGACTGAAGCGGAGGACGACCACTCAGCAGCAAAGCGTGTGATACGCCGTCCAgcgcctgcggcagcgaccgCCCATGACGTCGTCGACGGCTCTGCTGCCCCTGGCGATGCTGACGCGTGGTGGCGCTCATCAAAGCATGAGAAGAGGTTGCAAGAGCTCTACCCGCGTCGCAAATACGGTGACAATGCACGCCTCGTTCCACCGGGCCCCACGTCCGTGACTCCGGTCAGCTCTGTAACGagggcacgcacgcgcactaGCCCTTCGGGGTCCTCAGACAGCGGCGCTGAGGTGGCTGCGgcacctgctgctgtctTGGCTGCGCGGCCGAAGCTGGCGTCTAAGGCGAGTATGATCCGCGATGGACAAGCCTCCGCAGCAGGCAAGGGGCCAGCCGCAACGGCCGCGCTGCCCAAAGCCGCTCGCAGGCCTGAGCCTACAGGCAGCATCGATGAGGCAGATGAggctgacgaggaggacgacatgATAGAGCACCGCCGGCCACCGAATCGCTCCCGGCTGGCCAAGAAGTCTGCACGGGCAGCTGTTTCCGCAGTCGAGGTCGACGATGAGGATGATGGTAAgtcggcagccgcagctgaagcggaggaggaggaggaggctgaggaggaggcggtgacgacgacagcCACTGCAGTCTATGAGGCcgacgaagaggaaggggcggcgatgacggcagCCGCCAAAAAGCGCAGGCGCGGCACGGCGGTCACCGCGGCGCCCAAGAGCCACGCCACCACTATCGCCGCCAAGTCGTCGTTCTCTGGAAAACGCACCCAGACAGGGCACAAGCGTTACCTTGCAGAGATGGAAGATGAGGCTGCAGTCGctgaagaggacgaggacacggcagaggacgacgaaggtgcggacgaggaggcgcgcatGCCGGTCAAGggcagtgcagcggcagccgcacgcaAAGCGCATGCCCACGGCAGCGTGACAGGAAAGCGGGCTGGCAAGGCCGCCATCGAGGTTCCCTCGCGTAGCATTGGGGCCAGCGGCCGCAAGCAGCGCGCGGGACGCGTTACGCCGAGAAAAAGTCGAGCGTCCGCGGAGCCGGACGACTATCATGGCGCCGAGGACATGAGTGCCCCTGAGGAGAAAGAGAATGTCGAGGAGGGCGACACTGCCGCAGGggaggatgacgacgatgccgtctctctcgctgttgACAGGCGGCGTGGTAAAGCGGCGGTGAAGCAGATCCGCCCAGCCGCGCCGAAGAAGGGCGGGACCATGCGGCCTGTCCGGCACGACTCCTGGGATGTCGGCTTCAGTCGGCGGAGCCGCCACGtcgctggcgacggcgatggcgacgaagAGCACGAAGAcgcagtggaggaggaggaggcggcggcagagactATCGATGAGGAAGGCGAAggggacgaggcggaggacgtgccaccactaccgccgctgcgcaagaaACTGAAGAAGCCGCTGAAGCGTGCAGCACCGAAGAGGCGGTAG
- a CDS encoding putative membrane-bound acid phosphatase: protein MPKPAVVHSLLPHSMRRVYVLVAVAALLAAVHLPTPSRGSVEWVLQQVQVLHRHGSRSAVPTYNTTAICGSTPCGFLNPEGEMMMRNMGSFLRTRYNTDETVVDEPFLLSSDYDLSVVESRSTDMERTLQSAHMLLAGMFPNESRLLPAIHTVPMSQDMMLYTFSQPWVALYTTYAGAAQSARMNPTIDRYFPDWTELRDLGAAVWSEGYCSNYTTRLGCAIMVYDISSAKLAVGELPVGVAARYDDLREIIAEWYRGMWHYDPSNSFSVQQGGRGQLFLKQVVENMDDFVAGRNTYKVMHYSGHDISLGAVWGTLGDKGVHAMQPPYAQAFVLELVKNARSGEYGVRVLRGWPGQTPDTGFTFSWDPTWQLQCQRSNGMNYAATDNLCPLEDFRRYVSWTVGTDPRGMCLLDEETSAVLGCPAIEEEQTVSVALPESCLLYRSACPAYACAPGYVLSAPGSQCKCTSASCLDVGGHGSGNLVNLTVKMSGVSAGAVAGISIGMFCVGAAFSVAASLIVLALMNRGGGFVHRLGPHDKSLAHVEPLRQDL from the coding sequence ATGCCGAAGCCTGCTGTGGTGCACTCGCTTCTGCCGCACAGCATGCGCCGGGTGTACGTGCTGGTGgccgtggcagcgctgctggctGCTGTGCACCTGCCGACCCCCTCACGCGGCAGCGTGGAGTGGGTACTACAGcaggtgcaggtgctgcaccgccacggttCGCGCTCGGCGGTACCAACCTACAACACAACGGCCATCTGCGGCTCGACGCCGTGCGGGTTCCTGAACCCGGAAGGCGAGATGATGATGCGGAACATGGGCAGCTTCCTGCGCACGCGCTACAACACAGACGAGACCGTGGTGGATGAGCCGTTCCTGCTGTCGTCGGACTACGATCTCAGCGTTGTGGAGTCGCGCTCCACGGATATGGAGCGCACGCTGCAGAGCGCTCACATGCTCCTTGCTGGGATGTTCCCGAACGAGAGCCGACTGCTCCCCGCCATCCACACTGTGCCAATGTCTCAGGACATGATGCTATACACCTTCTCGCAGCCGTGGGTTGCGCTGTATACGACGTACGCAGGCGCCGCTCAGTCGGCGCGCATGAACCCCACGATTGACCGCTACTTTCCCGACTGGACGGAGCTCAGGGATCTCGGTGCGGCGGTGTGGAGTGAGGGCTACTGCTCCAACTACACGACACGCCTGGGCTGTGCCATCATGGTGTACGATATCTCCAGCGCCAAGCTTGCTGTGGGCGAGTTGCCGGTCGGTGTTGCCGCCCGGTACGACGACCTGCGTGAGATTATCGCAGAGTGGTACCGCGGGATGTGGCACTACGACCCCAGCAACTCCTTCTCTGTGCAGCAGGGCGGGCGCGGGCAGCTGTTCCTGAAGCAGGTGGTGGAGAACATGGATGACTTTGTCGCTGGTCGCAACACATACAAGGTGATGCATTACAGCGGCCACGACATTTCTCTGGGGGCCGTGTGGGGCACACTGGGCGACAAAGGTGTGCACGCGATGCAGCCTCCCTACGCGCAGGCGTTTGTGCTTGAGCTTGTGAAGAATGCGAGGAGCGGCGAGTACggggtgcgcgtgcttcGTGGGTGGCCTGGCCAGACCCCCGACACCGGGTTCACTTTCTCCTGGGACCCGAcgtggcagctgcagtgccagcgcagcaacggGATGAACTATGCTGCGACGGACAACCTGTGCCCGCTGGAGGACTTCCGGCGCTATGTTTCGTGGACGGTGGGAACGGACCCACGCGGGATGTGTCTGCTGGATGAGGAGACGTCTGCTGTGCTGGGCTGCCCGGCGATTGAAGAGGAGCAGACCGTCTCTGTGGCGCTGCCCGAGTCATGCTTGCTGTACCGCTCGGCGTGCCCCGCGTATGCGTGCGCGCCCGGCTACGTTCTATCCGCGCCGGGGTCGCAGTGCAAGTGCACGTCTGCTTCGTGCCTGGACGTAGGCGGCCACGGGAGCGGTAACCTCGTGAACTTGACGGTGAAGATGTCCGGCGTGTCTGCAGGCGCTGTTGCCGGCATCTCGATCGGGATGTTCTGCGTAGGTGCAGCTTTTTCCGTTGCGGCGTCGCTGATCGTGCTGGCGCTGATgaaccgcggcggcggctttgTGCACCGCTTGGGGCCCCACGACAAGTCCCTAGCGCATGTCGAGCCGCTTCGTCAGGACCTGTAG
- a CDS encoding protein phosphatase 4 catalytic subunit,putative, with translation MSSDLNQQLEAMYEGKLLTEEQVVQLCSRCKDLMLEEGNIETIYAPVTLCGDIHGQFYDLLELFSKGGRVPETSYVFMGDYVDRGYHSVETLLLLLLLKARYPDRITLLRGNHESRQITQVYGFYDECYRKYGCANVWRLCTELFDYMPLGAVVEEDIFCVHGGLSPQIGTLDEVRVLDRKQEVPHEGPMSDLLWSDPEDIEGWSVSQRGAGFVFGGDVAKNFNHRNGLSLIARAHQLVLEGYKSMFDSNCCTVWSAPNYCYRCGNVASILEVGEHSKTDRNVVYFTAATADMRGHLAKQPPPEYFL, from the coding sequence ATGTCGAGCGATTTGAATCAGCAACTAGAGGCGATGTACGAGGGGAAGCTGCTCACAGAGGAgcaggtggtgcagctgtgTAGTCGTTGCAAAGACCTCATGCTGGAGGAGGGCAACATAGAGACCATCTACGCCCCCGTCACGCTCTGCGGCGACATCCATGGTCAGTTCTACGACTTGTTGGAGCTCTTCAGCAAGGGCGGGCGAGTGCCGGAGACGTCGTATGTTTTCATGGGCGACTACGTCGACCGGGGCTACCACAGCGTGGAGAcgcttctcctgctgctgctgctgaaggcgcGCTACCCCGATCGCATCACATTGTTGCGTGGTAATCACGAGTCGCGCCAGATTACGCAGGTGTATGGCTTCTACGACGAGTGCTACCGCAAGTACGGCTGCGCGAACGTGTGGCGGCTGTGCACGGAACTGTTCGACTACATGCCACTCGGTGCAGTagtggaggaggacatcTTCTGTGTGCACGGCGGCCTTAGTCCACAGATTGGCACACTCGATGAAGTGCGTGTGCTGGACCGCAAGCAGGAGGTACCACACGAGGGACCCATGAGCGACCTGCTTTGGTCGGACCCGGAGGACATAGAGGGGTGGAGCGTAagccagcgcggcgccggcttTGTCTTTGGTGGCGATGTCGCCAAGAACTTCAATCACCGAAACGGTCTCAGCCTCATTGCACGGGCGCACCAGCTGGTGCTGGAGGGGTACAAGTCGATGTTTGATAGCAACTGCTGCACGGTGTGGTCAGCCCCAAACTACTGCTACCGGTGCGGTAACGTCGCCTCCATCCTCGAGGTGGGCGAGCACTCCAAGACGGATCGAAACGTCGTGTATTTcaccgcggccaccgccgatATGCGCGGCCATCTCGCGAAGCAGCCCCCACCCGAGTACTTTCTGTGA
- a CDS encoding cytochrome oxidase assembly protein-like protein, translating to MQRFTARYAVSASARRLPSRFGMYWTQRCPSRFAATKFHLSAASETAAAAKPWVAPPHNRSVAHWLYISAACVGGVVWFGGVTRLTESGLSLVEWKPISGVRPPLTDEEWDREFHHYQEFPEFKQKPNMTLTEFQFIFFWEWAHRVLARSLGLVFGGPLLYYAGRGYFKGNGKFLAGLVGILGLGAAQGFMGWYMVTSGLDNKLLEERRKATVSAYRLAAHLVLAFTIYSFMLRMGYGLKLPVMAPFPRMAKVQLWLRLSFAMMFVTAISGAFVAGLDAGLLYNDGFPWMAGGVFPPADHLFALEPTWRNFFENPSMVQATHRVMAGVTLLTITGLNVAASRRRGFIPPPVFRSLMFVNTALLFQVSLGMWTVMSTVYVPVAVSHQMGALILLTTLVRMCAVVGSRGVVLA from the coding sequence ATGCAACGCTTTACTGCCCGCTacgccgtcagcgcctcgGCTCGTCGGTTGCCATCGCGCTTCGGTATGTACTGGACACAGCGGTGCCCCTCGCGCTTCGCGGCAACCAAGTTCCATCTCTCCGCCGCGAGCGAgacggccgcggccgctAAGCCCTGGGTAGCACCACCGCATAACCGGTCCGTTGCCCACTGGCTGTACATCAGCGCCGCATGCGTTGGTGGCGTTGTCTGGTTTGGCGGCGTGACACGCCTGACGGAGAGTGGGCTGTCCTTGGTGGAGTGGAAGCCGATTAGCGGCGTGCGCCCGCCGCTGACGGACGAGGAGTGGGACAGGGAGTTCCACCACTACCAAGAGTTCCCCGAGTTCAAGCAGAAGCCGAACATGACGCTGACGGAGTTTCAGTTCATTTTCTTCTGGGAGTGGGCACATCGCGTGCTCGCGCGCAGCCTCGGCCTCGTCTTTGGTGGCCCGCTGCTGTACTACGCCGGCCGCGGCTACTTCAAGGGCAACGGCAAGTTCCTGGCTGGTCTCGTCGGCATCCTGGGCCTGGGTGCTGCCCAGGGGTTCATGGGGTGGTACATGGTCACAAGCGGGCTGGACAAcaagctgctggaggagcgcaGGAAGGCGACCGTGTCCGCCTACCGGCTCGCCGCCCACCTAGTTCTCGCCTTCACCATCTATTCCTTCATGCTGCGCATGGGCTACGGGCTGAAGCTACCGGTCATGGCACCCTTCCCTCGCATGGCCAAGGTGCAGCTGTGGTTGCGGCTGTCCTTTGCCATGATGTTTGTGACGGCCATCTCAGGCGCCTTTGTGGCTGGACTCGATGCGGGGCTCCTGTACAACGATGGCTTTCCGTGGATGGCTGGCGGCGTCTTCCCACCGGCTGACCATCTCTTTGCCCTGGAGCCGACGTGGCGCAACTTCTTTGAGAACCCGTCGATGGTGCAGGCGACCCACCGCGTCATGGCCGGCGTGACCCTTCTGACGATCACGGGACTGAACGTGGccgcgtcgcggcggcgcggcttcATTCCGCCGCCTGTCTTCCGCAGCCTCATGTTCGTGAACACGGCTCTGCTGTTCCAGGTCAGCCTTGGCATGTGGACGGTGATGTCGACGGTGTACGTCCCCGTCGCCGTGTCTCACCAGATGGGTGCGCTGATACTTCTCACCACTCTGGTTCGCATGTGCGCAGTGGTGGGCAGTCGTGGCGTCGTGCTCGCCTAG
- a CDS encoding activated protein kinase c receptor (LACK),guanine nucleotide-binding protein beta subunit-like protein, giving the protein MNYEGHLKGHRGWVTSLACPQQAGSYIKVVSTSRDGTAISWKANPDRHSVDSDYGLPSHRLEGHTGFVSCVSLAHATDYALTASWDRSIRMWDLRNGQCQRKFLKHTKDVLAVAFSPDDRLIVSAGRDNVIRVWNVAGECMHEFLRDSHEDWVSSICFSPSLEHPIVVSGSWDNTIKVWNVNGGKCERTLKGHSNYVSTVTVSPDGSLCASGGKDGAALLWDLSTGEQLFKINVESPINQIAFSPNRFWMCVATERSLSVYDLESKAVIAELTPDGAKPSECISIAWSADGNTLYSGHKDNLIRVWSISDAE; this is encoded by the coding sequence ATGAACTACGAGGGTCACCTGAAGGGCCACCGCGGATGGGTCACCTCCCTGGCCTGCCCGCAGCAGGCGGGGTCGTACATCAAGGTGGTGTCGACGTCGCGCGACGGCACAGCCATCTCGTGGAAGGCCAACCCCGACCGCCACAGCGTGGACAGCGACTACGGTCTGCCGAGCCACCGCCTGGAGGGCCACACCGGCTTCGTGTCGTGCGTGTCGCTGGCCCACGCCACCGACTACGCGCTGACCGCGTCCTGGGACCGCTCCATCCGCATGTGGGACCTGCGCAATGGTCAGTGCCAGCGCAAGTTCCTGAAGCACACCAAGGAcgtgctcgccgtcgccttctCGCCGGACGACCGCCTGATCGTGTCCGCGGGCCGCGACAACGTGATCCGCGTGTGGAACGTGGCCGGCGAGTGCATGCACGAGTTCCTGCGCGACAGCCACGAGGACTGGGTGAGCAGCATCTGCTTCTCGCCGTCGCTGGAGCACCCGATCGTGGTGTCCGGCAGCTGGGACAACACCATCAAGGTATGGAATGTGAACGGGGGCAAGTGTGAGCGCACGCTCAAGGGCCACAGCAACTACGTGTCCACGGTGACCGTGTCGCCAGACGGGTCGCTGTGCGCGTCCGGCGGCAaggacggcgcggcgctgctgtgggaCCTGAGCACCGGCGAGCAGCTGTTCAAGATCAACGTGGAGTCGCCCATCAACCAGATCGCCTTCTCGCCCAACCGCTTCTGGATGTGCGTCGCGACGGAGAGGTCTCTGTCCGTGTACGACCTCGAGAGCAAGGCCGTGATTGCGGAGCTGACGCCGGACGGCGCGAAGCCGTCCGAGTGCATCTCCATCGCCTGGTCCGCCGACGGCAACACCCTGTACTCCGGCCACAAGGACAACCTGATCCGCGTGTGGTCCATCTCCGACGCCGAGTAA